In Ruania zhangjianzhongii, the following proteins share a genomic window:
- a CDS encoding isoprenylcysteine carboxyl methyltransferase family protein, giving the protein MTIVFVVLVAATALERLAELVLSARHARWAFARGGVESGRGHFPAMVSLHTALLIACVAEVWFAGRPFLPVLGAAALAVVLASQALRWWCIASLGKHWNTRIVVVPGLPLVARGPYRWLRHPNYVAVVAEGVALPLMHTAWITAAAFTVLNAILLLGFRIPAEERALARAAPAPARTPQ; this is encoded by the coding sequence ATGACGATCGTCTTCGTGGTGCTGGTGGCTGCCACTGCCCTGGAACGGCTGGCCGAGCTGGTGCTCTCCGCACGGCACGCGCGCTGGGCGTTCGCTCGCGGTGGGGTGGAATCCGGCCGGGGGCACTTTCCGGCGATGGTGAGCCTGCACACCGCGCTGCTGATCGCCTGTGTGGCCGAGGTCTGGTTCGCCGGCCGGCCCTTCCTGCCGGTCCTCGGTGCGGCGGCGCTCGCCGTGGTGCTGGCCAGCCAGGCGCTGCGCTGGTGGTGCATCGCCAGCCTCGGCAAGCACTGGAACACCCGGATCGTGGTGGTCCCCGGGCTGCCGCTGGTGGCGCGCGGACCCTACCGATGGTTGCGGCACCCGAACTACGTGGCGGTGGTGGCCGAAGGAGTAGCGCTGCCGCTGATGCACACCGCCTGGATCACTGCGGCGGCTTTCACCGTGCTGAACGCCATCCTGCTGCTCGGCTTCCGCATCCCGGCCGAGGAACGCGCCCTGGCCCGCGCCGCGCCGGCACCAGCCCGGACACCGCAGTGA
- a CDS encoding NAD(P)/FAD-dependent oxidoreductase, translating to MSTKSTGTGSASTGSASTGPTSTEVLVIGGGPIGLAAAIESRRAGREVVVVEPRPAPIDKACGEGLMPGALRGLHELGIDPVGHPLVGISYRDGRRQVDHRFRSGPGRGVRRTTLQQAMADRAEQLGVRMVRAKAESIEYRPGGVAAAGITARWLLACDGLHSPTRRALGLEGAPSTSRPERRFGLRQHFRVPAWTDFVEVHWGSGVEAYVTPVGTDEVGVALLGPPGLDYRAELAGFAELSERLRGAEPLGPVRGAGPLRQRSRRRTAGPVRLVGDASGYVDALTGEGIRVGLAQARAAVATLEQDPADYEREWSRATRSYRVLTSGLVQWASSPVRGAIVPVATTFPRLYGAIVDRLAQ from the coding sequence GTGAGCACGAAGTCGACTGGCACCGGGTCGGCCAGCACCGGGTCGGCCAGCACCGGGCCGACCAGCACCGAGGTGCTCGTGATCGGCGGCGGTCCGATCGGGTTGGCGGCGGCGATCGAGTCCCGCAGGGCCGGTCGGGAGGTGGTGGTGGTGGAACCGCGCCCGGCGCCGATCGACAAGGCCTGCGGCGAAGGGCTGATGCCGGGGGCGCTGCGCGGCCTGCACGAGCTGGGCATCGATCCGGTGGGACACCCGCTCGTCGGGATCAGCTATCGCGACGGCCGGCGCCAGGTCGACCACCGGTTCCGCAGCGGCCCGGGCCGCGGGGTGCGCCGGACCACGCTCCAGCAGGCGATGGCCGACCGGGCGGAGCAGCTCGGCGTGCGGATGGTGCGGGCCAAGGCGGAGAGCATCGAGTACCGGCCCGGTGGTGTCGCGGCGGCGGGGATCACCGCCCGGTGGCTGCTCGCCTGCGACGGCCTGCACTCACCCACCCGCCGGGCCCTCGGCCTCGAAGGCGCCCCCAGCACCTCGCGGCCGGAGCGCAGGTTCGGGCTGCGGCAGCACTTCCGGGTGCCCGCGTGGACCGACTTCGTCGAGGTGCACTGGGGCAGCGGCGTGGAGGCGTACGTGACCCCGGTCGGCACCGACGAGGTCGGGGTCGCCCTGCTCGGCCCACCGGGGCTGGACTACCGCGCCGAACTGGCCGGCTTCGCTGAGCTGTCGGAACGGTTGCGCGGCGCCGAGCCGCTCGGCCCGGTGCGTGGTGCCGGTCCGTTGCGGCAACGTTCCCGACGGCGGACGGCCGGCCCGGTCCGTCTGGTCGGGGATGCCTCCGGTTACGTGGATGCGCTCACCGGCGAGGGCATTCGGGTAGGTCTGGCGCAGGCCCGGGCAGCGGTGGCCACCCTGGAGCAGGATCCGGCGGACTATGAGCGGGAGTGGTCCCGGGCCACCCGCAGCTACCGAGTGCTCACCAGCGGCCTGGTGCAGTGGGCGTCCTCGCCGGTGCGGGGTGCGATCGTCCCGGTGGCCACCACGTTTCCCAGGCTGTATGGCGCGATCGTCGACCGCCTCGCCCAGTAG